A single window of Rubripirellula lacrimiformis DNA harbors:
- a CDS encoding DUF3102 domain-containing protein, with protein MTTTLAAITDLTAAAQRINAAHDAAIASATEAIKHARDAGATLNAVKERLPHGEFSEWVSKNCHFVERTARRYMSIDRNWNSIEPKRTRASVLTIRQAERLIAAPYYRGDLIQHPAVELVWPAIDEFWTAVIRQEVTAAIRSGDGIYCMGPDHILAGRVTRPQAWLRYQIAMELDAAILIDWSREYDADRQTLDGPDAETWVWVAALSAARDAMTDDEYQERLKIARDHLGHEEAELAIVALGQMVKRTVYAA; from the coding sequence ATGACCACGACACTAGCAGCCATTACTGATCTGACCGCCGCTGCCCAGCGGATCAACGCTGCCCACGATGCAGCAATTGCCTCCGCAACCGAGGCGATCAAGCACGCTCGGGATGCCGGCGCTACCCTGAACGCGGTCAAGGAACGACTGCCACACGGCGAATTTTCGGAGTGGGTATCGAAGAACTGTCACTTCGTCGAACGCACCGCTCGACGCTACATGTCCATCGATCGCAATTGGAACTCCATCGAGCCAAAACGGACACGCGCGTCCGTTTTGACGATCCGACAAGCGGAGCGACTGATTGCCGCTCCCTACTACCGTGGCGATCTGATCCAGCATCCAGCTGTTGAACTGGTGTGGCCCGCAATCGATGAGTTTTGGACGGCTGTGATTCGTCAGGAAGTTACTGCCGCCATCCGAAGCGGGGACGGCATCTACTGCATGGGGCCGGATCACATCCTCGCTGGGCGCGTCACGCGGCCTCAGGCATGGCTGCGGTACCAAATCGCGATGGAGCTAGACGCGGCCATCCTGATCGATTGGTCGCGTGAGTACGACGCTGATCGTCAAACGCTCGATGGTCCCGACGCGGAAACGTGGGTCTGGGTCGCTGCACTATCCGCCGCACGAGACGCGATGACCGACGACGAGTATCAGGAGCGTCTCAAAATCGCCCGTGATCACCTTGGCCACGAAGAAGCCGAGTTGGCGATCGTCGCGCTGGGGCAGATGGTCAAGCGGACTGTCTACGCGGCCTAG
- a CDS encoding SGNH/GDSL hydrolase family protein: MSVLKSVMLVLVFACLTSAVTAQDAATKTPAKKPVVAKMRSEYQPPKVDDSLPHVLLIGDSISIGYMLDARKELAGVANVWRPATNCGPTTRGLTSLDAWLGDRKWDVIHFNFGLHDLKYVGPKGGNLADPKAADSAPQVSIEDYATNLRQIARQLKATGATVIWRETTPVPEGAKGRIPGDSKRYNDVAAKVIAEVGGIETDPMYDVALQHKNLQRKADVHYTAEGSALLGKQVAKTVRAALESRAK; this comes from the coding sequence ATGTCAGTATTGAAAAGTGTTATGTTGGTGCTCGTGTTCGCCTGTCTCACTTCGGCGGTGACGGCACAGGATGCAGCCACCAAGACGCCAGCGAAGAAGCCCGTCGTTGCGAAGATGCGATCTGAATACCAGCCACCGAAGGTCGACGACAGTCTGCCTCATGTGCTGCTGATCGGCGACTCGATCTCCATAGGCTACATGCTGGATGCCCGCAAGGAATTAGCGGGGGTCGCGAACGTTTGGCGACCTGCCACCAATTGTGGGCCGACGACTCGCGGTTTGACATCACTGGATGCTTGGTTGGGCGATCGGAAATGGGACGTCATCCATTTTAACTTCGGTCTTCATGATCTGAAGTACGTGGGTCCCAAGGGTGGTAATCTGGCAGATCCCAAGGCCGCCGACAGCGCCCCGCAGGTTTCGATCGAAGACTACGCGACCAATCTGCGTCAGATCGCCCGCCAGCTGAAGGCCACCGGGGCGACCGTCATTTGGCGAGAAACCACGCCGGTTCCCGAGGGAGCCAAGGGTCGGATTCCTGGCGATTCGAAACGCTACAACGATGTGGCCGCGAAAGTGATCGCCGAAGTCGGCGGGATCGAAACCGATCCGATGTATGACGTTGCCCTGCAGCATAAAAACCTGCAACGAAAAGCCGATGTCCACTACACCGCCGAAGGTTCCGCACTGCTGGGCAAGCAGGTCGCCAAGACCGTCCGCGCCGCACTCGAATCGCGAGCAAAATGA
- a CDS encoding thiamine phosphate synthase, translated as MTDESLRATYRILDASANRALEGLRTMEEFARFGLNDGDLSGQLKSIRHAVTAAIERLPRELRLSARDTPGDVGTLIGEASEYHRATASDVVAAAASRTAQSLRVIEEYGKMIDPVMATEIERNRYRCYTAASQLELRMPAQRRRERLMTSLLYVLTDAGPDEPTFQATVTELYQGGADVVQLRDHKVDDRTLIARAMQGTQIAAQVGGLFIVNDRADIALAAGADGVHVGQDELPVSVARRILGPNRLIGLSTHSIQQAREARSSGADYIGCGPVFSGRTKSFDDYVGTDLLREVSKWSLGADRYPAFAIGGIEASNLDQVIEAGFRRIAVTGAVRDAADPAAAARELKQRLAR; from the coding sequence ATGACTGACGAATCTTTGCGAGCCACTTATCGTATTCTGGATGCGTCGGCCAATCGAGCCCTGGAGGGGCTGCGGACGATGGAAGAGTTTGCGAGGTTCGGCTTGAACGATGGCGATTTATCGGGGCAATTGAAGTCGATTCGCCACGCGGTCACGGCGGCGATCGAGCGGTTGCCCAGGGAACTGCGGTTGTCGGCGCGTGACACTCCCGGCGACGTCGGCACCTTGATCGGCGAGGCGTCGGAGTACCATCGGGCGACGGCCAGCGACGTGGTGGCGGCGGCCGCATCCCGGACGGCTCAGTCGCTGCGGGTGATCGAGGAATACGGCAAAATGATCGACCCGGTGATGGCGACCGAGATCGAACGCAATCGCTATCGGTGCTACACCGCGGCCAGCCAACTGGAACTGCGGATGCCCGCCCAACGGCGGCGCGAGCGGTTGATGACGTCGCTTCTATACGTATTGACCGACGCGGGTCCGGATGAACCTACTTTTCAGGCAACGGTCACCGAGCTGTATCAAGGCGGCGCCGACGTTGTGCAGTTGCGAGACCACAAGGTGGACGATCGAACGCTGATCGCACGAGCCATGCAAGGAACCCAGATCGCGGCTCAGGTCGGCGGATTGTTCATCGTCAACGATCGTGCGGATATCGCGCTGGCGGCCGGTGCCGACGGCGTCCATGTGGGCCAGGACGAGCTGCCGGTATCGGTGGCTAGGCGGATTCTGGGGCCCAATCGGCTGATCGGCCTTTCGACCCATTCGATCCAACAGGCGCGCGAAGCACGATCCAGCGGTGCGGACTACATCGGGTGCGGCCCCGTGTTTTCTGGACGCACCAAGTCGTTCGACGACTACGTCGGGACGGATCTGCTGCGGGAAGTCAGCAAGTGGAGCCTGGGGGCCGACCGGTACCCGGCTTTCGCGATCGGGGGCATCGAAGCGTCCAACTTGGATCAGGTCATCGAAGCTGGCTTTCGCCGCATCGCGGTGACCGGCGCGGTACGTGACGCGGCGGATCCGGCCGCTGCCGCCAGAGAGCTGAAACAGCGACTGGCCCGATAG
- a CDS encoding prephenate dehydrogenase — MKTGTLMNDTATDLWPRRVAILGVGLLGGSVAMSIRRTLPDTVFVGYSRGLDRLADAVQRGLIDVATDSVEQACAGCDVVVVATPVDRIAAMAVTAAAATAADTLITDVGSTKAGIVAAVESDPIARRKFVAAHPIAGSEKSGARYAQAGLFDQKVIVLTPGDSAGDAIREKADRFWKLVGGQTITMTADEHDAHLAAVSHVPHLVSALVARMVPPEARSLVGSGWSDITRVAAGDPEMWTAICHENRAAVLSELDRLRDELDRLRETIGAADDAGLTQWLDEAKRIKEDRR, encoded by the coding sequence GTGAAAACTGGCACATTGATGAACGACACCGCGACCGATCTGTGGCCTCGCCGAGTCGCGATTCTGGGTGTTGGATTGCTGGGTGGAAGCGTGGCGATGTCGATTCGCCGAACCTTGCCCGACACGGTGTTTGTCGGCTATTCACGTGGATTGGACCGGCTTGCCGATGCGGTCCAACGCGGGTTGATCGACGTGGCGACCGATTCGGTGGAACAGGCCTGCGCGGGGTGTGATGTGGTCGTGGTAGCGACGCCGGTGGACCGAATCGCGGCGATGGCGGTCACCGCAGCGGCGGCAACAGCGGCCGATACATTGATCACGGACGTCGGCAGCACCAAGGCCGGGATCGTGGCGGCGGTCGAGTCGGATCCGATCGCGAGAAGGAAATTTGTGGCGGCCCACCCGATTGCCGGCAGCGAGAAATCGGGTGCTCGATACGCCCAGGCCGGGCTTTTCGACCAAAAAGTGATCGTGCTGACCCCCGGCGATTCGGCCGGTGATGCGATCCGCGAAAAGGCCGATCGATTCTGGAAATTGGTGGGCGGCCAGACCATCACAATGACCGCTGATGAGCACGACGCCCACTTGGCAGCGGTCAGCCACGTGCCACACTTGGTGTCCGCATTGGTTGCTCGCATGGTCCCCCCCGAGGCTCGATCGTTGGTCGGATCGGGTTGGTCGGATATCACGCGAGTGGCGGCGGGCGATCCAGAGATGTGGACGGCGATTTGCCACGAAAACCGAGCGGCGGTGCTGAGCGAACTGGATCGGCTGCGTGACGAGCTGGACCGGCTGCGGGAAACGATCGGCGCGGCAGACGACGCCGGACTGACGCAGTGGTTGGACGAAGCCAAACGAATCAAAGAAGACCGCCGGTAA
- the purL gene encoding phosphoribosylformylglycinamidine synthase subunit PurL: protein MPLWQIDIYPADNQVDREAIRTSEEIAELGLGESVSIAMARGFLVQGNLDQAEAVRLAETLLSDSITEYPVVAIAGQDLLNEPPGDQTVQVNVLPKPGVMDPVAASTLGAAKDAGFSVEAVRTMRKYWIGNVDESSLDTICRRALSNDAIEQFVVGPLEMDQLDVGAPNDFQLLTVPIRELDDAGLEKLSKDGQLYLTLVEMQTIRAHFNTLGRDPTDIELESVAQTWSEHCSHKTLAGRIHYRGPNEAGLPMADERQYENMLKETIFAATQTIRKTLGENDWCVSVFKDNAGVVTFDDDFHVCFKVETHNHPSALEPYGGANTGIGGVIRDPMGTGLGAKPVCNTDVFCFAPPETPVDSLPPGILHPRRVMKGVVSGVRDYGNRMGIPTVNGAVYFDKRYLGNPLVYCGNVGMIPVGMEEKEVKPDDLIVAIGGRTGRDGIHGATFSSAELTSESESLSGGAVQIGNAITEKMVLDVLLQARDRGLFNAVTDCGAGGFSSAVGEMGEHLGAEVWLDKAPLKYDGLTYTEIWISEAQERMVFAVPQEKWDELRQLCESEGVEAAVLGRFVPTGRLHLTYQGHTVGDVSMQFLHDGRPPIIRDAVYNPPEVTTIDLPEMSADDHRDALLSIMGSLNVASKEWVIRQYDHEVQGGSVVKPLVGPQCDGPGDAAVIRPLIESRRGLVISCGMNPHYGDFDTYHMAASAIDEAMRNAVAVGANPEKIAILDNFCWGYTDRAETLGSLVRAAIACQDMAITLGTPFVSGKDSLNNEFSFMDGDGTKQTISIPPSLLISAMGQIDDVSKAVTMDAKEVGNVVFQVGETKSELGGSHLSLVRELTGGQVPMVDAILAKTTFVAMHRAIMSGQVRACHDLSEGGLAVAATEMAMAGMLGMSIDIESLCGGGISTTEALFSESNTRFLVEVPADAADDFEKSMKSDNVPVARLGTIQDCSDVIVSRGSDTVLNVTTGDAKEAWQKPLAW from the coding sequence ATGCCGCTTTGGCAAATTGACATTTATCCGGCCGACAACCAAGTCGATCGTGAAGCGATCCGCACCAGCGAAGAGATCGCAGAACTAGGTCTGGGCGAATCGGTCTCGATCGCGATGGCACGGGGGTTCCTGGTGCAGGGCAATTTGGACCAAGCCGAAGCGGTACGATTGGCCGAGACTCTGTTATCCGACTCGATTACCGAGTACCCGGTGGTCGCCATCGCTGGGCAAGACCTGCTGAACGAACCGCCCGGCGACCAAACGGTTCAGGTCAACGTGCTGCCCAAACCAGGCGTGATGGATCCGGTCGCGGCCAGCACATTGGGTGCGGCCAAGGACGCGGGCTTTTCCGTCGAAGCGGTTCGCACCATGCGGAAATACTGGATCGGGAACGTCGACGAATCGTCGCTGGACACGATTTGCCGGCGGGCATTGTCCAACGACGCGATCGAACAGTTTGTGGTCGGACCACTGGAAATGGACCAATTGGATGTCGGTGCGCCGAACGATTTTCAATTGCTGACCGTGCCGATTCGCGAATTGGATGACGCCGGACTGGAAAAGCTATCCAAGGATGGCCAACTGTATCTGACGTTGGTCGAAATGCAGACCATCCGCGCTCACTTCAACACCCTGGGACGCGACCCGACCGACATCGAATTGGAATCGGTTGCCCAGACTTGGTCGGAACACTGCAGCCACAAAACATTGGCCGGCCGGATTCACTATCGGGGTCCCAACGAGGCCGGGTTGCCGATGGCCGACGAGCGTCAGTATGAAAACATGCTGAAGGAAACCATCTTTGCAGCGACGCAGACGATCCGAAAAACGCTGGGCGAAAACGACTGGTGCGTCAGCGTGTTCAAGGACAACGCCGGCGTGGTCACGTTTGATGATGATTTCCATGTCTGTTTCAAAGTGGAAACCCACAACCACCCGTCGGCTCTGGAACCCTACGGCGGTGCCAACACGGGCATCGGCGGGGTGATCCGCGATCCGATGGGCACCGGGTTGGGTGCCAAACCGGTTTGCAACACCGACGTGTTTTGCTTTGCACCGCCGGAAACGCCTGTCGATTCGCTGCCGCCCGGCATCCTGCACCCTCGCCGCGTGATGAAGGGCGTCGTTTCAGGCGTCCGTGACTACGGCAACCGGATGGGAATCCCGACGGTCAACGGCGCGGTTTACTTTGACAAACGGTACCTCGGCAACCCGTTGGTGTACTGTGGCAACGTCGGCATGATTCCGGTGGGCATGGAAGAGAAAGAGGTCAAACCCGACGACCTGATTGTCGCTATCGGCGGGCGCACCGGGCGTGATGGCATCCACGGCGCCACGTTCAGTTCCGCGGAACTGACCAGCGAATCGGAATCGCTATCCGGTGGTGCGGTCCAGATCGGCAACGCGATCACCGAAAAGATGGTGCTAGACGTACTGCTGCAGGCCCGTGACCGAGGCCTATTCAATGCCGTGACCGACTGTGGTGCCGGTGGATTCAGCAGCGCCGTCGGCGAGATGGGCGAACACTTGGGCGCCGAAGTGTGGCTGGACAAGGCCCCGCTGAAATACGACGGTTTGACGTACACCGAAATCTGGATCTCGGAAGCTCAGGAACGCATGGTGTTTGCGGTTCCACAAGAGAAATGGGACGAACTTCGTCAGCTGTGCGAAAGCGAAGGCGTCGAGGCTGCAGTCCTAGGACGCTTCGTCCCGACCGGCCGATTGCACCTGACCTATCAAGGCCACACGGTCGGCGACGTATCCATGCAGTTCCTGCATGACGGACGTCCACCGATCATCCGCGATGCGGTTTACAACCCGCCCGAAGTGACGACGATCGACCTGCCTGAGATGTCGGCTGACGACCATCGCGACGCACTGTTGTCGATCATGGGCAGCCTGAACGTGGCCAGCAAAGAATGGGTCATCCGCCAATACGATCATGAAGTCCAAGGCGGCAGCGTGGTCAAACCATTGGTCGGCCCACAGTGCGATGGACCGGGTGACGCGGCCGTGATTCGGCCGTTGATCGAATCCCGCCGTGGTTTGGTGATTTCCTGTGGCATGAACCCCCACTACGGCGATTTTGATACCTATCACATGGCGGCATCGGCAATCGACGAAGCGATGCGGAACGCGGTCGCGGTCGGTGCCAATCCGGAAAAGATTGCGATCCTGGATAACTTCTGCTGGGGCTATACCGACCGAGCCGAAACGTTGGGTTCGCTAGTCCGTGCTGCGATCGCTTGCCAAGACATGGCGATCACCCTGGGCACACCATTTGTCAGTGGCAAAGACAGCCTGAACAACGAGTTCAGTTTCATGGATGGTGACGGAACCAAACAAACGATTTCGATCCCCCCCAGCCTGTTGATCAGCGCGATGGGGCAAATCGATGATGTTTCCAAGGCCGTCACCATGGACGCCAAAGAGGTCGGCAATGTCGTGTTCCAGGTCGGCGAAACCAAGTCCGAACTAGGCGGATCGCACCTATCGTTGGTGCGAGAATTGACCGGCGGTCAAGTTCCGATGGTGGACGCGATTTTGGCCAAAACCACCTTTGTCGCCATGCACCGCGCGATCATGTCGGGCCAGGTCCGTGCCTGTCACGACCTCAGCGAGGGTGGTTTGGCGGTCGCTGCGACCGAAATGGCGATGGCCGGAATGCTGGGCATGTCGATCGACATCGAATCGCTCTGTGGCGGCGGAATCAGCACCACCGAAGCTCTGTTCAGCGAATCCAACACGCGATTCTTGGTCGAAGTGCCTGCCGATGCGGCGGATGATTTCGAAAAGTCGATGAAGTCCGACAACGTTCCGGTTGCCCGTCTAGGTACAATCCAGGACTGCAGTGACGTCATCGTGTCGCGAGGATCCGACACCGTGCTGAACGTGACGACCGGCGATGCCAAAGAAGCGTGGCAAAAACCGCTGGCGTGGTGA
- a CDS encoding ATP-binding protein, producing MISATRSATHTIVISRGQSRNPEKRGLEQAIADAVGKIESVDVLVIPHLYDLPKSSESFQKLSDIEGDLVVVSWIYGRAAHWVLDRNGIRGQFGEVQLGAPDDDEDSDVEATPETDQDDTPVVDRVTDLHPRPDRQIHCIDLKVGNDPTAFITEVQRIIGHEPSPADTSLPIIGGKIVQVDEATSRRWYPVIDFSRCTNCMECVDFCLFGVYGVDHGENILVEQPDNCRKGCPACSRVCPENAIIFPQHKAPAIAGAEIEGEEGFKIDLSVLFGAPATGDDPIATAARERDEQLLLAGRNAVGIDDQLSKRQAEAQTKPKDTLDKLIDSLDQFDL from the coding sequence ATGATCTCTGCCACTCGATCCGCTACCCACACCATCGTCATTTCGCGAGGCCAATCGCGGAATCCGGAAAAACGTGGACTCGAACAAGCGATCGCGGACGCCGTCGGCAAGATCGAAAGCGTGGACGTGTTGGTGATTCCTCACCTATACGACCTGCCGAAATCAAGCGAATCGTTCCAGAAGCTTTCGGACATCGAAGGCGACCTGGTCGTCGTGTCATGGATCTATGGACGGGCCGCCCACTGGGTGCTGGACCGGAACGGTATCCGCGGCCAGTTCGGCGAAGTGCAGCTGGGCGCCCCCGATGATGACGAAGATTCCGATGTCGAAGCGACGCCTGAAACCGACCAGGACGACACGCCTGTGGTGGACCGGGTCACCGATTTGCATCCGCGTCCGGATCGCCAGATCCACTGCATCGACCTGAAAGTCGGCAACGACCCGACCGCGTTCATCACCGAAGTGCAGCGCATCATCGGACACGAGCCATCGCCGGCTGATACTTCGCTGCCGATCATCGGTGGCAAGATCGTCCAGGTGGACGAAGCGACTTCGCGGCGCTGGTACCCGGTGATCGATTTCAGCCGCTGCACCAACTGCATGGAGTGTGTCGACTTTTGCTTGTTCGGCGTCTACGGCGTCGACCACGGCGAGAACATCCTGGTCGAACAGCCCGACAATTGCCGCAAAGGGTGCCCGGCATGCAGCCGAGTGTGTCCCGAAAATGCAATCATCTTTCCACAGCACAAAGCGCCGGCGATCGCCGGTGCCGAGATCGAGGGCGAAGAGGGTTTCAAGATCGACCTGTCGGTCCTGTTTGGTGCTCCCGCAACCGGCGACGATCCCATCGCCACCGCAGCGCGCGAACGGGACGAGCAACTATTGCTAGCAGGTCGCAACGCTGTCGGCATCGATGACCAACTGAGCAAGCGGCAGGCCGAGGCCCAAACCAAGCCGAAAGACACGTTGGACAAGCTGATTGACTCACTTGACCAATTCGATCTTTAA